Proteins from a single region of Apium graveolens cultivar Ventura chromosome 7, ASM990537v1, whole genome shotgun sequence:
- the LOC141674606 gene encoding uncharacterized protein LOC141674606 gives MDKSWIFKDRHTLDYEIGVEEFLIFAEENASDPKRIPCPCKRCANFKKFAVKIIRGHLYENGFSLGYLDWIWHTQGSASRSSVNRNAPTPASTPAPAPTSARAPIPSPGLASETVNVCDAAYNLSEYNNESYQFRRFVADAEQPLYEGSECTKLESMLKLHNWKARFGISDSAFNDLLSTVGSLLPKDNVMPPNAYEAKKTLFDLGLEYIKYHSCPNNCILYRGVNVDASECPKCRLSRWKLGKDGKIRINVPAKVMWYFPIIPRFKRMFKSPYTSELMTWHSKQRIEDGKMRHPADSPSWRNIDYRWPAFGSDARNIHLALSADGINPHTNGLTNRYSCWPIVLVTYNLPPWLCMKRKFMMLTILVSGPHEPGNDVDVYLQPLINDLKKLWEEGEPNVYDAYTKSYFTLKAILLWTINDFPAYGNLSGCVNKGYMCCPVCAEDTVAKYLSHSRKMCYQGHRRYLTRNHPYRKQKAAFNGQQELGQARQPLSGEEVLLQQDKIKFQFEKEVSKSKKVDCPWKKKSVFSN, from the coding sequence ATGGACAAATCTTGGATTTTCAAAGATAGGCACACACTTGACTATGAAATCGGGGTAGAAGAGTTTTTGATATTTGCCGAGGAAAATGCTAGTGATCCTAAAAGAATCCCCTGCCCCTGTAAAAGATGTGCTAACTTCAAAAAATTTGCAGTTAAGATTATCAGGGGACATTTATATGAAAATGGTTTTAGTCTGGGGTACCttgattggatttggcatacACAAGGGTCTGCAAGTAGGTCATCAGTTAATAGAAATGCTCCGACCCCTGCATCTACGCCTGCCCCTGCACCTACGTCTGCCCGCGCACCGATACCTTCCCCTGGCCTTGCATCAGAAACAGTCAATGTTTGTGATGCTGCATATAATTTGAGTGAGTACAATAATGAGTCATATCAGTTTAGGAGATTTGTGGCTGATGCTGAACAGCCTTTGTATGAGGGTAGTGAATGTACCAAGTTGGAGTCGATGCTAAAATTGCACAATTGGAAAGCTAGGTTCGGAATTAGTGATAGTGCCTTTAACGATTTGCTGTCTACCGTTGGCTCTCTCCTTCCTAAGGACAATGTGATGCCACCTAATGCATATGAAGCCAAGAAAACCTTATTTGACTTGGGCCTAGAATACATAAAATATCACTCATGTCCAAACAATTGCATACTGTATCGGGGGGTAAATGTTGATGCTTCCGAGTGTCCTAAGTGTCGTTTATCTCGCTGGAAGTTAGGAAAGGATGGTAAAATAAGGATTAATGTTCCTGCTAAAGTAATGTGGTATTTTCCAATTATACCGAGATTCAAACGGATGTTTAAATCTCCTTATACATCTGAACTAATGACCTGGCACTCAAAGCAGCGAATAGAAGACGGAAAGATGCGGCATCCAGCCGACTCTCCTTCTTGGAGAAATATCGACTATAGGTGGCCTGCCTTCGGTAGTGATGCACGAAATATTCATTTGGCGTTGTCTGCAGATGGTATAAACCCACATACTAACGGTCTAACCAATAGATACTCTTGTTGGCCAATAGTATTAGTGACTTATAATCTTCCTCCGTGGTTATGTATGAAGAGGAAATTTATGATGCTAACAATTTTAGTTTCCGGTCCACATGAGCCTGGCAATGACGTTGACGTATATTTACAGCCTTTAATCAATGATTTAAAGAAGTTGTGGGAAGAAGGTGAACCAAATGTTTATGATGCATACACCAAGTCATATTTCACTTTAAAAGCAATTTTATTGTGGACAATAAATGACTTTCCTGCATATGGAAATCTGTCCGGATGTGTTAATAAAGGTTATATGTGTTGTCCAGTATGCGCTGAAGATACAGTTGCCAAGTATTTAAGCCATAGCAGGAAGATGTGTTACCAAGGCCATCGGCGTTACTTGACTAGGAATCATCCATATAGGAAGCAAAAGGCCGCTTTTAATGGACAACAAGAATTAGGGCAGGCACGTCAACCTCTGTCTGGAGAAGAGGTTTTATTGCAGCAAGATAAAATTAAATTTCAGTTTGAGAAGGAAGTAAGTAAGTCAAAGAAGGTTGATTGTCCATGGAAGAAAAAGTCGGTTTTTTCGAATTAG